A window from Balearica regulorum gibbericeps isolate bBalReg1 chromosome 1, bBalReg1.pri, whole genome shotgun sequence encodes these proteins:
- the AKAP11 gene encoding A-kinase anchor protein 11 isoform X1, translating into MEMYARAQGNRMKPRISVKKSFGEGVLHSMKSLLHSRKELCNVSAEECLNREEQENFIEITFIGFAEEMGTVHLQELSAVSAELPDALKSLQLCKLKENEVIFLKDVKKTLAKPYVMKHQNQLPEVFCVMRLSPSFPRIKVDYIFTLLSKYTTGIRYAVEIKSSQKHQTETSHGEDDDTNQSVSSIEDDFVTAFEHLDEDEPSKIQSAGACSFTSQNHRDAASQTIPAQCLEAVDSKILVGSARRRSSARSSTLIDILGLKELSSVKNSVTTSISDPWIQRSFYKPYNPSDQGVNFLCKTLFSSSPAESSESDCSSPSPIIFLDEEGYQKSLKAKLQLPKIPVVKDGIEDSDSEVSEFFDSFDQFDELEQALENSCKVIRDPILGNPSQKRKTAREQLSSASITMNPQKFKFDRPTLPANVKKPTPRKPESPYSGIFDVPDSPRPVKTSGEESGGLFSPIRSSAFSPLGSCGSSECLCRINLSGDGTGQNHHDAIYNSYSAYADSVSFEILGSVFHSESSSEQMCAGNDSKHKGIALEGKKGRAADLKMKTGKEPDKQAKSKRKSLMIRDSIQKFAAELVEKSFGSAFKDLQKGVSSCTNALCHLAARLTSSVFQMAFYEIGRRRAISLKERAINGIANFLVSEAITGALKELRHVKKQIFTNTVARFAADLAEELVFEGIMEVCQFSYPSTPTAAQSSSFDYEDNVVRSYARDLSESVIQEAFIELSQVDVTFTTQAAISISMDNIKYVSAESMLESTQTSTVFPNVGDRVALKPVQDSNKEYTVQQALFCTSGVVSSIPVPLAGRALCQHQVSSDAYKAKVSRALNSDDNMKIYKDSTHPFFTSREREEEVASFRNIYLTSDHRQSTENTPSLLHNQSDTKQPNDRSGMNNNSESTSGLKGINTFSGTMVDMIVNEAYEAITSSRVTKAVEEYTDFLTRKIIDKKPYVQCIAEDFPKNMFADHLAKYVIKQSVDESKTVLCNTSENLPCNMSSQTYADTNRKEQCVIKKQEAEKQSNVSIIVEQQQLPLNNPGKFLLTPTHSVQCFSESKDCWQEQKGHRFASKSPPPCSTVTFARHVLEDFPDAGSCSITYLNKPSKNRDTQKPSSESLTYRQADGFLHANSFSSVMFGSEDALQIEGKSSLKDGNTCVMPDTPPPTPLVPYQGSSERNLRKLSKKLKGELAKEFAPATPPSTPYNPSITGLSETERDSLENEEFMLKLMRSLSEEVESSEDEYHSEMPIEKDECSEKTIQYADCLASHIISIATEMAASHLDGKTNERETDTQVQLGMQNERCGYTAFINIPEETCNSLWNYAGDMAGKVIHEAKKIVRSRHCKLLRLKRVNCQVDCLYLRKGDKDYSSKERCSPAQDQWRGERDSSVLPLPQGSGVTGLTSKYPSCESVTDEYADHIIRVLKREGGNAELLMDQYASRLAYRSIKSGLQQAARKTKLRYNRKTFPGQTAQVNGKLELIKAANKDAQQAKSSIHRCEDQTYERSIDTHRTECAELLHFSESLARSITCDVRKKLKMSGACLPKSLTDSCLYKKTELDEVTGEVIKTRFSSTFVPFSPDHKLYHSTGSLNENGYSEGIIQAIEKYARKVADDTLEMSLESAVLHVAENRKNGDRLSYTEKLSPFSGTVCRCCSMKEHRYCIESTPHHLSAQESSIPVRHFLHSAVGGACQKSRVFQLDIPKIHVDVEQKTVFSDKGAAAAVEKAGELSYTSLTADSGIGQDGVSFAESLTTEIMTSAMTNIGQAVNISSVGREGFHSVESIVSQQMSLSIGDDSTGSWSNLSFEDEHPDESSSFLHLSDSSAVFSSSPGSNGNSSSWSSLGLEGDMYEENLSFPTSDSDGTEDKDEDSKDAVEGLEQIQKTLAIVNIDLEPNLVDPQLRAALQWLAASETEVSDLHFHDTAAREFVFLSRRLRERDWKVGDLLQAVLKYCEMIEKASGGEEALNKSLVGWLLENV; encoded by the exons GAGTTGTCagctgtttctgcagagctccCAGATGCTCTGAAATCGCTCCAGTTGTgcaaactaaaagaaaatgaggttatatttctgaaagatgtAAAGAAAACCTTGGCAAAACCTTATGTCATGAAACATCAG AATCAGCTTCCTGAAGTGTTTTGTGTGATGAGACTGTCTCCTTCATTCCCAAGGATCAAAGTTGATTATATATTTACCTTGCTGAGCAAGTATACCACAGGCATAAGATATGCAGTGGAAATAAAATCGTCGCAAAAACATCAAACAGAGACATCCCATGGAGAAGATGATGACACTAATCAGTCAGTTTCTTCAATTGAGGATGATTTTGTCACTGCTTTTGAACACTTAGATGAAGATGAGCCTTCAAAGATACAAAGTGCTG gtGCATGCAGCTTTACTTCTCAAAACCATCGAGATGCTGCTTCGCAGACCATTCCTGCTCAATGTTTAGAAGCTGTTGACTCAAAGATCCTTGTGGGTTCTGCACGTCGAAGGTCATCTGCCAGATCTTCTACTTTGATTGATATTTTGGGACTTAAAGAACTGTCCTCAGTAAAAAATTCAGTTACAACCTCAATTTCTGATCCTTGGATACAAAGGAGTTTCTATAAACCATATAATCCTTCTGATCAAGGTGttaattttttatgtaaaacattgttttcctcttctccagctgaatCCTCTGAGTCAGATTGCTCCAGTCCAAGCCCCATTATCTTCTTAGATGAAGAAGGGTATCAAAAAAGCTTGAAGGCAAAACTTCAGCTGCCAAAAATTCCAGTAGTGAAAGATGGTATAGAGGATTCCGACTCAGAAGTAAGTGAATTTTTTGATAGTTTTGATCAGTTTGATGAGCTGGAACAAGCCTTGGAAAACTCTTGTAAAGTCATTAGGGATCCCATCCTAGGGAATCCCtcccagaaaaggaaaactgcacGTGAACAGTTGTCTTCTGCAAGCATTACAATGAATCCTCAGAAATTCAAGTTTGATCGTCCCACTCTCCCAGCCAACGTAAAGAAACCAACTCCTCGTAAACCAGAATCACCATATAGCGGCATCTTTGATGTCCCAGATTCCCCTCGCCCAGTTAAAACATCCGGGGAAGAGAGTGGAGGCTTGTTCAGCCCTATTAGATCATCAGCTTTCAGTCCACTAGGGAGCTGTGGTTCTTCTGAATGTTTATGTCGAATTAATCTTAGTGGCGATGGGACAGGTCAGAATCACCATGATGCAATTTATAATAGTTATTCAGCATACGCTGACAgtgtttcatttgaaatactGGGTTCTGTTTTTCATTCTGAGTCGTCGTCAGAACAAATGTGTGCAGGAAATGATTCCAAACACAAAGGGATTgctttggaagggaaaaaaggtcGAGCTGCagatctgaaaatgaaaactggcaAGGAGCCAGATAAGCAAGCGAAATCTAAACGTAAGTCATTAATGATTAGAGACAGCATTCAAAAATTTGCAGCTGAATTAGTTGAAAAAAGTTTTGGCAGTGCATTTAAAGACTTGCAAAAAGGCGTTTCTTCGTGCACCAATGCACTTTGTCATTTGGCTGCTAGGTTGACTTCTTCGGTATTTCAAATGGCTTTTTATGAGATTGGGAGACGTAGAGCAATCTCCCTGAAGGAGCGTGCCATTAATGGGATCGCAAACTTTTTGGTGAGTGAAGCTATAACTGGTGCTTTGAAAGAACTGCGGCatgtaaagaaacaaatatttaccAACACTGTTGCACGGTTTGCGGCAGACCTTGCTGAAGAACTTGTGTTTGAAGGAATCATGGAAGTATGCCAGTTCTCGTATCCGTCGACACCTACAGCTGCACAGTCTTCATCATTTGATTATGAAGACAACGTGGTAAGATCTTACGCCAGAGATTTGTCCGAATCTGTCATTCAGGAGGCTTTTATTGAGCTGTCTCAGGTTGATGTGACCTTCACAACACAAGCAGCCATTAGTATTTCCATGGACAACATTAAATACGTGAGTGCAGAAAGTATGCTAGAGTCAACACAGACTTCCACCGTTTTTCCTAATGTTGGTGATAGGGTAGCACTGAAGCCAGTCCAAGATTCCAACAAGGAATATACTGTACAGCAAGCTCTGTTTTGCACCTCTGGTGTTGTAAGTTCAATACCTGTGCCCTTAGCTGGAAGAGCTCTTTGTCAACATCAGGTTTCCTCTGATGCTTATAAAGCAAAAGTATCCAGGGCTCTGAATTCTGATGacaatatgaaaatatacaaaGACTCCACTCATCCGTTTTTcacaagcagagagagagaggaggaagtcgcttctttcagaaatatataCCTAACTTCAGATCACCGTCAAAGTACTGAAAATACTCCATCACTCTTACATAACCAAAGTGATACTAAACAACCAAATGACAGATCTGGAATGAACAATAATTCAGAATCAACGAGTGGATTGAAAGGCATTAATACTTTCTCTGGAACTATGGTAGATATGATAGTAAATGAAGCTTATGAAGCCATAACCTCATCTAGAGTAACAAAAGCAGTAGAAGAGTATACAGATTTTTTGACAAGGAAAATAATAGATAAAAAACCTTATGTGCAATGTATTGCTGAAGATTTCCCCAAGAATATGTTTGCAGATCACTTGGCCAAGTATGTCATAAAACAATCTGTGGATGAAAGTAAAACTGTGTTATGCAACACTAGTGAGAATTTACCATGTAATATGAGCTCGCAGACTTATGCAGATACCAATAGAAAAGAACAATGTGTGATAAAGAAGCAAGAGGCTGAGAAACAAAGTAATGTTTCTATAATTGTGGAACAACAACAATTGCCTTTGAATAATCCAGGTAAATTTCTTCTTACTCCAACTCATtctgttcagtgtttttcaGAATCTAAAGATTGTTGGCAAGAACAAAAAGGACACAGGTTTGCTTCAAAATCACCACCACCTTGTTCCACTGTGACTTTCGCTAGGCATGTTCTAGAGGACTTTCCCGACGCAGGAAGCTGCTCAATAACATACTTAAACAAGCCCTCAAAAAACCGTGATACTCAGAAACCATCATCAGAATCTTTGACTTACAGGCAAGCTGATGGTTTTCTGCATGCAAATAGCTTTTCTTCAGTGATGTTTGGCAGTGAAGATGCTTTGCAGATAGAAGGTAAATCAAGTCTCAAAGATGGCAATACCTGCGTAATGCCTGATACACCCCCGCCGACTCCTTTAGTACCATATCAAGGTAGTTCTGAAAGAAACCTAAGAAAACTATCTAAGAAACTCAAGGGAGAATTAGCAAAGGAATTTGCACCTGCAACACCACCTTCTACACCGTACAATCCATCCATTACTGGTTTGTCTGAAACTGAACGTGACTCTTTGGAAAATGAGGAATTTATGCTGAAACTCATGCGGTCACTTTCTGAAGAAGTGGAAAGTAGTGAAGATGAATATCATTCTGAAATGCCCATTGAGAAAGACGAGTGTTCAGAAAAAACAATTCAGTATGCAGATTGCTTAGCTAGCCATATAATTTCAATAGCGACTGAAATGGCTGCTTCCCATTTAGATGGTAAAACAAACGAAAGAGAAACTGATACACAGGTTCAGTTAGGTATGCAAAACGAAAGATGCGGATATACTGCATTTATAAATATCCCAGAAGAGACATGCAATTCTTTATGGAATTATGCAGGTGATATGGCAGGAAAAGTCATCCATGAGGCCAAGAAAATAGTGAGATCAAGGCATTGTAAACTGTTGAGGCTGAAGCGGGTTAACTGTCAGGTGGATTGCCTCTATCTGAGAAAAGGTGATAAAGATTACAGTTCAAAAGAACGGTGCAGTCCAGCGCAGGACCAGTGGCGGGGGGAGAGAGATTCATCTGTACTTCCTTTACCGCAAGGTTCAGGCGTGACAGGTTTGACTTCCAAATACCCAAGCTGTGAAAGTGTGACTGATGAATATGCAGATCATATTATTCGAGttttgaaaagagaaggagGTAATGCTGAACTGTTAATGGATCAGTATGCCAGCAGACTCGCTTACAGGTCTATCAAGTCAGGTTTACAGCAAGCTGCTAGAAAAACCAAATTGAGATACAACAGAAAGACGTTTCCTGGGCAAACTGCACAAGTAAATGGCAAGCTGGAGCTGATCAAAGCAGCGAATAAAGATGCACaacaagcaaaaagcagcattcaTCGTTGTGAAGACCAAACGTACGAAAGGAGTATCGACACACACAGAACAGAATGCGCAGAGTTGTTACATTTTTCAGAATCGCTTGCTCGCAGTATCACTTGCGATGTCaggaagaaattgaaaatgTCGGGAGCGTGTTTGCCAAAGTCTCTGACAGATTCCTGTCTATATAAAAAGACTGAATTAGATGAAGTCACAGGGGAAGTTattaaaacaagattttctAGCACATTTGTTCCTTTCTCCCCAGATCATAAACTGTATCATAGTACTGgcagtttaaatgaaaatggcTACAGTGAAGGCATAATTCAAGCTATAGAAAAATATGCTAGGAAAGTAGCAGATGATACTCTAGAAATGAGTTTAGAGTCAGCTGTTCTCCATgtggctgaaaacagaaaaaatgggGATAGGCTATCATATACTGAGAAACTGTCTCCTTTTTCTGGAACTGTCTGTAGATGCTGCAGTATGAAGGAACATCGGTACTGTATAGAAAGTACACCTCATCATCTGTCTGCGCAAGAATCTTCCATTCCAGTGAggcattttcttcattctgcaGTAGGTGGTGCCTGTCAAAAATCAAGAGTGTTTCAGCTTGATATTCCTAAAATTCACGTTGATGTAGAACAGAAGACAGTGTTTTCTGACAagggggctgctgcagctgtagAGAAAGCAGGAGAGCTGAGTTACACAAGTCTGACAGCTGACAGTGGTATTGGACAAGATGGAGTCAGTTTTGCTGAAAGCCTTACTACTGAAATAATGACATCAGCTATGACTAATATTGGTCAGGCAGTTAACATAAG TTCTGTTGGAAGAGAAGGATTTCACTCTGTTGAATCTATTGTTAGCCAGCAGATGAGTCTTAGTATTGGTGATGATAGCACTGGGAGTTGGTCCAATCTAAGTTTTGAAGATGAACATCCTGATGAGAGCAGCAGTTTTCTTCACCTTAGTGACAG TTCAGCTGTGTTCTCTTCTTCTCCTGGCAGTAATGGTAACAGCAGTAGCTGGAGCAGTCTTGGTTTAGAAGGGGATATGTATGAGGAGAATTTATCCTTTCCAACATCAGACAG tgatGGAACAGAAGATAAAGATGAGGACTCCAAGGATGCTGTAGAAG gTTTGGAGCAAATACAAAAGACTTTAGCAATAGTGAATATTGATCTGGAACCAAATCTAGTGGACCCCCAGCTCAGAGCAGCGCTCCAGTGGCTGGCAGCTTCTGAAACAGAGGTGTCTGATCTTCACTTTCATGACACTGCTGCAAGGGAATTTGTCTTT
- the AKAP11 gene encoding A-kinase anchor protein 11 isoform X6 produces MEMYARAQGNRMKPRISVKKSFGEGVLHSMKSLLHSRKELCNVSAEECLNREEQENFIEITFIGFAEEMGTVHLQELSAVSAELPDALKSLQLCKLKENEVIFLKDVKKTLAKPYVMKHQNQLPEVFCVMRLSPSFPRIKVDYIFTLLSKYTTGIRYAVEIKSSQKHQTETSHGEDDDTNQSVSSIEDDFVTAFEHLDEDEPSKIQSAGACSFTSQNHRDAASQTIPAQCLEAVDSKILVGSARRRSSARSSTLIDILGLKELSSVKNSVTTSISDPWIQRSFYKPYNPSDQGVNFLCKTLFSSSPAESSESDCSSPSPIIFLDEEGYQKSLKAKLQLPKIPVVKDGIEDSDSEVSEFFDSFDQFDELEQALENSCKVIRDPILGNPSQKRKTAREQLSSASITMNPQKFKFDRPTLPANVKKPTPRKPESPYSGIFDVPDSPRPVKTSGEESGGLFSPIRSSAFSPLGSCGSSECLCRINLSGDGTGQNHHDAIYNSYSAYADSVSFEILGSVFHSESSSEQMCAGNDSKHKGIALEGKKGRAADLKMKTGKEPDKQAKSKRKSLMIRDSIQKFAAELVEKSFGSAFKDLQKGVSSCTNALCHLAARLTSSVFQMAFYEIGRRRAISLKERAINGIANFLVSEAITGALKELRHVKKQIFTNTVARFAADLAEELVFEGIMEVCQFSYPSTPTAAQSSSFDYEDNVVRSYARDLSESVIQEAFIELSQVDVTFTTQAAISISMDNIKYVSAESMLESTQTSTVFPNVGDRVALKPVQDSNKEYTVQQALFCTSGVVSSIPVPLAGRALCQHQVSSDAYKAKVSRALNSDDNMKIYKDSTHPFFTSREREEEVASFRNIYLTSDHRQSTENTPSLLHNQSDTKQPNDRSGMNNNSESTSGLKGINTFSGTMVDMIVNEAYEAITSSRVTKAVEEYTDFLTRKIIDKKPYVQCIAEDFPKNMFADHLAKYVIKQSVDESKTVLCNTSENLPCNMSSQTYADTNRKEQCVIKKQEAEKQSNVSIIVEQQQLPLNNPGKFLLTPTHSVQCFSESKDCWQEQKGHRFASKSPPPCSTVTFARHVLEDFPDAGSCSITYLNKPSKNRDTQKPSSESLTYRQADGFLHANSFSSVMFGSEDALQIEGKSSLKDGNTCVMPDTPPPTPLVPYQGSSERNLRKLSKKLKGELAKEFAPATPPSTPYNPSITGLSETERDSLENEEFMLKLMRSLSEEVESSEDEYHSEMPIEKDECSEKTIQYADCLASHIISIATEMAASHLDGKTNERETDTQVQLGMQNERCGYTAFINIPEETCNSLWNYAGDMAGKVIHEAKKIVRSRHCKLLRLKRVNCQVDCLYLRKGDKDYSSKERCSPAQDQWRGERDSSVLPLPQGSGVTGLTSKYPSCESVTDEYADHIIRVLKREGGNAELLMDQYASRLAYRSIKSGLQQAARKTKLRYNRKTFPGQTAQVNGKLELIKAANKDAQQAKSSIHRCEDQTYERSIDTHRTECAELLHFSESLARSITCDVRKKLKMSGACLPKSLTDSCLYKKTELDEVTGEVIKTRFSSTFVPFSPDHKLYHSTGSLNENGYSEGIIQAIEKYARKVADDTLEMSLESAVLHVAENRKNGDRLSYTEKLSPFSGTVCRCCSMKEHRYCIESTPHHLSAQESSIPVRHFLHSAVGGACQKSRVFQLDIPKIHVDVEQKTVFSDKGAAAAVEKAGELSYTSLTADSGIGQDGVSFAESLTTEIMTSAMTNIGQAVNISSVGREGFHSVESIVSQQMSLSIGDDSTGSWSNLSFEDEHPDESSSFLHLSDSSAVFSSSPGSNGNSSSWSSLGLEGDMYEENLSFPTSDSDGTEDKDEDSKDAVEAFQKTARKRLESWRSLASGAEIL; encoded by the exons GAGTTGTCagctgtttctgcagagctccCAGATGCTCTGAAATCGCTCCAGTTGTgcaaactaaaagaaaatgaggttatatttctgaaagatgtAAAGAAAACCTTGGCAAAACCTTATGTCATGAAACATCAG AATCAGCTTCCTGAAGTGTTTTGTGTGATGAGACTGTCTCCTTCATTCCCAAGGATCAAAGTTGATTATATATTTACCTTGCTGAGCAAGTATACCACAGGCATAAGATATGCAGTGGAAATAAAATCGTCGCAAAAACATCAAACAGAGACATCCCATGGAGAAGATGATGACACTAATCAGTCAGTTTCTTCAATTGAGGATGATTTTGTCACTGCTTTTGAACACTTAGATGAAGATGAGCCTTCAAAGATACAAAGTGCTG gtGCATGCAGCTTTACTTCTCAAAACCATCGAGATGCTGCTTCGCAGACCATTCCTGCTCAATGTTTAGAAGCTGTTGACTCAAAGATCCTTGTGGGTTCTGCACGTCGAAGGTCATCTGCCAGATCTTCTACTTTGATTGATATTTTGGGACTTAAAGAACTGTCCTCAGTAAAAAATTCAGTTACAACCTCAATTTCTGATCCTTGGATACAAAGGAGTTTCTATAAACCATATAATCCTTCTGATCAAGGTGttaattttttatgtaaaacattgttttcctcttctccagctgaatCCTCTGAGTCAGATTGCTCCAGTCCAAGCCCCATTATCTTCTTAGATGAAGAAGGGTATCAAAAAAGCTTGAAGGCAAAACTTCAGCTGCCAAAAATTCCAGTAGTGAAAGATGGTATAGAGGATTCCGACTCAGAAGTAAGTGAATTTTTTGATAGTTTTGATCAGTTTGATGAGCTGGAACAAGCCTTGGAAAACTCTTGTAAAGTCATTAGGGATCCCATCCTAGGGAATCCCtcccagaaaaggaaaactgcacGTGAACAGTTGTCTTCTGCAAGCATTACAATGAATCCTCAGAAATTCAAGTTTGATCGTCCCACTCTCCCAGCCAACGTAAAGAAACCAACTCCTCGTAAACCAGAATCACCATATAGCGGCATCTTTGATGTCCCAGATTCCCCTCGCCCAGTTAAAACATCCGGGGAAGAGAGTGGAGGCTTGTTCAGCCCTATTAGATCATCAGCTTTCAGTCCACTAGGGAGCTGTGGTTCTTCTGAATGTTTATGTCGAATTAATCTTAGTGGCGATGGGACAGGTCAGAATCACCATGATGCAATTTATAATAGTTATTCAGCATACGCTGACAgtgtttcatttgaaatactGGGTTCTGTTTTTCATTCTGAGTCGTCGTCAGAACAAATGTGTGCAGGAAATGATTCCAAACACAAAGGGATTgctttggaagggaaaaaaggtcGAGCTGCagatctgaaaatgaaaactggcaAGGAGCCAGATAAGCAAGCGAAATCTAAACGTAAGTCATTAATGATTAGAGACAGCATTCAAAAATTTGCAGCTGAATTAGTTGAAAAAAGTTTTGGCAGTGCATTTAAAGACTTGCAAAAAGGCGTTTCTTCGTGCACCAATGCACTTTGTCATTTGGCTGCTAGGTTGACTTCTTCGGTATTTCAAATGGCTTTTTATGAGATTGGGAGACGTAGAGCAATCTCCCTGAAGGAGCGTGCCATTAATGGGATCGCAAACTTTTTGGTGAGTGAAGCTATAACTGGTGCTTTGAAAGAACTGCGGCatgtaaagaaacaaatatttaccAACACTGTTGCACGGTTTGCGGCAGACCTTGCTGAAGAACTTGTGTTTGAAGGAATCATGGAAGTATGCCAGTTCTCGTATCCGTCGACACCTACAGCTGCACAGTCTTCATCATTTGATTATGAAGACAACGTGGTAAGATCTTACGCCAGAGATTTGTCCGAATCTGTCATTCAGGAGGCTTTTATTGAGCTGTCTCAGGTTGATGTGACCTTCACAACACAAGCAGCCATTAGTATTTCCATGGACAACATTAAATACGTGAGTGCAGAAAGTATGCTAGAGTCAACACAGACTTCCACCGTTTTTCCTAATGTTGGTGATAGGGTAGCACTGAAGCCAGTCCAAGATTCCAACAAGGAATATACTGTACAGCAAGCTCTGTTTTGCACCTCTGGTGTTGTAAGTTCAATACCTGTGCCCTTAGCTGGAAGAGCTCTTTGTCAACATCAGGTTTCCTCTGATGCTTATAAAGCAAAAGTATCCAGGGCTCTGAATTCTGATGacaatatgaaaatatacaaaGACTCCACTCATCCGTTTTTcacaagcagagagagagaggaggaagtcgcttctttcagaaatatataCCTAACTTCAGATCACCGTCAAAGTACTGAAAATACTCCATCACTCTTACATAACCAAAGTGATACTAAACAACCAAATGACAGATCTGGAATGAACAATAATTCAGAATCAACGAGTGGATTGAAAGGCATTAATACTTTCTCTGGAACTATGGTAGATATGATAGTAAATGAAGCTTATGAAGCCATAACCTCATCTAGAGTAACAAAAGCAGTAGAAGAGTATACAGATTTTTTGACAAGGAAAATAATAGATAAAAAACCTTATGTGCAATGTATTGCTGAAGATTTCCCCAAGAATATGTTTGCAGATCACTTGGCCAAGTATGTCATAAAACAATCTGTGGATGAAAGTAAAACTGTGTTATGCAACACTAGTGAGAATTTACCATGTAATATGAGCTCGCAGACTTATGCAGATACCAATAGAAAAGAACAATGTGTGATAAAGAAGCAAGAGGCTGAGAAACAAAGTAATGTTTCTATAATTGTGGAACAACAACAATTGCCTTTGAATAATCCAGGTAAATTTCTTCTTACTCCAACTCATtctgttcagtgtttttcaGAATCTAAAGATTGTTGGCAAGAACAAAAAGGACACAGGTTTGCTTCAAAATCACCACCACCTTGTTCCACTGTGACTTTCGCTAGGCATGTTCTAGAGGACTTTCCCGACGCAGGAAGCTGCTCAATAACATACTTAAACAAGCCCTCAAAAAACCGTGATACTCAGAAACCATCATCAGAATCTTTGACTTACAGGCAAGCTGATGGTTTTCTGCATGCAAATAGCTTTTCTTCAGTGATGTTTGGCAGTGAAGATGCTTTGCAGATAGAAGGTAAATCAAGTCTCAAAGATGGCAATACCTGCGTAATGCCTGATACACCCCCGCCGACTCCTTTAGTACCATATCAAGGTAGTTCTGAAAGAAACCTAAGAAAACTATCTAAGAAACTCAAGGGAGAATTAGCAAAGGAATTTGCACCTGCAACACCACCTTCTACACCGTACAATCCATCCATTACTGGTTTGTCTGAAACTGAACGTGACTCTTTGGAAAATGAGGAATTTATGCTGAAACTCATGCGGTCACTTTCTGAAGAAGTGGAAAGTAGTGAAGATGAATATCATTCTGAAATGCCCATTGAGAAAGACGAGTGTTCAGAAAAAACAATTCAGTATGCAGATTGCTTAGCTAGCCATATAATTTCAATAGCGACTGAAATGGCTGCTTCCCATTTAGATGGTAAAACAAACGAAAGAGAAACTGATACACAGGTTCAGTTAGGTATGCAAAACGAAAGATGCGGATATACTGCATTTATAAATATCCCAGAAGAGACATGCAATTCTTTATGGAATTATGCAGGTGATATGGCAGGAAAAGTCATCCATGAGGCCAAGAAAATAGTGAGATCAAGGCATTGTAAACTGTTGAGGCTGAAGCGGGTTAACTGTCAGGTGGATTGCCTCTATCTGAGAAAAGGTGATAAAGATTACAGTTCAAAAGAACGGTGCAGTCCAGCGCAGGACCAGTGGCGGGGGGAGAGAGATTCATCTGTACTTCCTTTACCGCAAGGTTCAGGCGTGACAGGTTTGACTTCCAAATACCCAAGCTGTGAAAGTGTGACTGATGAATATGCAGATCATATTATTCGAGttttgaaaagagaaggagGTAATGCTGAACTGTTAATGGATCAGTATGCCAGCAGACTCGCTTACAGGTCTATCAAGTCAGGTTTACAGCAAGCTGCTAGAAAAACCAAATTGAGATACAACAGAAAGACGTTTCCTGGGCAAACTGCACAAGTAAATGGCAAGCTGGAGCTGATCAAAGCAGCGAATAAAGATGCACaacaagcaaaaagcagcattcaTCGTTGTGAAGACCAAACGTACGAAAGGAGTATCGACACACACAGAACAGAATGCGCAGAGTTGTTACATTTTTCAGAATCGCTTGCTCGCAGTATCACTTGCGATGTCaggaagaaattgaaaatgTCGGGAGCGTGTTTGCCAAAGTCTCTGACAGATTCCTGTCTATATAAAAAGACTGAATTAGATGAAGTCACAGGGGAAGTTattaaaacaagattttctAGCACATTTGTTCCTTTCTCCCCAGATCATAAACTGTATCATAGTACTGgcagtttaaatgaaaatggcTACAGTGAAGGCATAATTCAAGCTATAGAAAAATATGCTAGGAAAGTAGCAGATGATACTCTAGAAATGAGTTTAGAGTCAGCTGTTCTCCATgtggctgaaaacagaaaaaatgggGATAGGCTATCATATACTGAGAAACTGTCTCCTTTTTCTGGAACTGTCTGTAGATGCTGCAGTATGAAGGAACATCGGTACTGTATAGAAAGTACACCTCATCATCTGTCTGCGCAAGAATCTTCCATTCCAGTGAggcattttcttcattctgcaGTAGGTGGTGCCTGTCAAAAATCAAGAGTGTTTCAGCTTGATATTCCTAAAATTCACGTTGATGTAGAACAGAAGACAGTGTTTTCTGACAagggggctgctgcagctgtagAGAAAGCAGGAGAGCTGAGTTACACAAGTCTGACAGCTGACAGTGGTATTGGACAAGATGGAGTCAGTTTTGCTGAAAGCCTTACTACTGAAATAATGACATCAGCTATGACTAATATTGGTCAGGCAGTTAACATAAG TTCTGTTGGAAGAGAAGGATTTCACTCTGTTGAATCTATTGTTAGCCAGCAGATGAGTCTTAGTATTGGTGATGATAGCACTGGGAGTTGGTCCAATCTAAGTTTTGAAGATGAACATCCTGATGAGAGCAGCAGTTTTCTTCACCTTAGTGACAG TTCAGCTGTGTTCTCTTCTTCTCCTGGCAGTAATGGTAACAGCAGTAGCTGGAGCAGTCTTGGTTTAGAAGGGGATATGTATGAGGAGAATTTATCCTTTCCAACATCAGACAG tgatGGAACAGAAGATAAAGATGAGGACTCCAAGGATGCTGTAGAAG